TTCCAACTTTATGCACTCCGCAATGCCTGACATATGGCGCTTTCACTGCTATATGATCAAGCTCAAAGCTTTCAACTGAAGGCATATTGCTTCACTCCTATCTGTCATTCTTATTATCAAGTTTAACATATTAATGTTTGAATTCATTGGTGATGCATTTATTTTTCGTTTTTCGTATAATGAGGCTTAAAAGGACGTGTTCGTATTGGGAAAACTATTCGTGATGCTCATACAGCTGTATCAAAAAACAATTTCACCGCTTACTCCCCCAAGCTGCCGATTTTACCCGACATGCTCCAATTACGGTATTGAAGCGATTCGTACACACGGCGTGATCAAAGGAGGATGGCTGACGATTAAACGAATTCTAAAGTGCCATCCCTTTCATCCAGGCGGGGTCGATCCTGTGCCGGAAAAAAAGAAGTAATTATTTTTTGTTCCCGTCTACGACCAGATCAAGCTTTCCTGTGGACGGATCAATAACGAGCCCGTGAACAGGTACATCCCGCGGCATCAGCGGATGGTTCTTAATCATATCTACGCTGTCCCGTACACTGTCTTCGCAGGTATGAAAGCTTTTCAGCCATGTATCGAGATCGACTCCCGCATACTTAAGCATTTGAATACGTTCTTCTGGAATCCCTCTTTCAACGGCTTTTTCCAAAAAAGCGCCGCTGTCGATCTTGCTCATTCCGCAATCATGGTGCCCGACTACACATATTTCGTCAGCCTTAAGTTCGTATAT
This window of the Bacillus gobiensis genome carries:
- a CDS encoding beta-class carbonic anhydrase, with product MSLLEDILEFNEQFVEKKEYEKFETTKFPNKKMAVLTCMDTRLVELLPHAMNVKNGDIKLVKSAGALVSHPFGSIMRSLLVAIYELKADEICVVGHHDCGMSKIDSGAFLEKAVERGIPEERIQMLKYAGVDLDTWLKSFHTCEDSVRDSVDMIKNHPLMPRDVPVHGLVIDPSTGKLDLVVDGNKK
- the yidD gene encoding membrane protein insertion efficiency factor YidD, whose translation is MLIQLYQKTISPLTPPSCRFYPTCSNYGIEAIRTHGVIKGGWLTIKRILKCHPFHPGGVDPVPEKKK